TCAGGAACTGGTCGTAGCCGTCTGCTTCGAGCTTGTCAGCAAGCTCTGGACCACCAGTGGTGATGATGTGGCCATTGGCGAAGACGTGGATGAAATCTGGCTTAACGTAGTTAAGGATGCGCTTGTAGTGGGTGATCATGAGGATGCCGCCGTTGGTCGCCTCCTTGTAGGAGTTGATGCCCTCAGAGACGATGCGCAGGGCGTCGACGTCGAGGCCGGAGTCGGTCTCATCCATGACAGCGAACTTTGGCTTGAGCAGGTCAAGCTGCAGAACTTCGTGGCGCTTCTTCTCGCCACCAGAGAAGCCTTCGTTGACGGAACGGTTGGAGAACTCAGGATCGATGGCCAGAGCTTCCTGAGCGGTGCGAACTTCCTTAACCCACTCGCGAAGCTTTGGAGCTTCGCCGCGGATTGCGGTTGCTGCGGAACGCAGGAAGTTAGCAACGGACACGCCTGGGATTTCGGTTGGGTACTGCATTGCGAGGAAGAGGCCTGCGCGTGCGCGCTCGTCTACTTCCATGTCCAGGATGTTTTCGCCGTCGAGCAGAACTTCACCTTCGGTGACCTCGTAGCGTGGGTGTCCACCGAGGGTGTATGCAAGGGTGGACTTGCCGGAGCCGTTTGGTCCCATGATGGCGTGGATTTCACCGGAGTTGATGGTGAGGTTGACGCCCTTGAGGATCTGCTTTGGTTCTGCGGACTCGTCGGAAGGAAGGACCTGTGCGTGCAGGTTACGGATTTCAAGAGTGCTCATCTGTGACAATCTTTCAGGTTTAAAAGCGAACTGGTGCAAAAAAGTTTCGGGAAAAGGAGAAACTTGAGTCCAGCTGGAGCCACCGGCTCTTGGAAAGAGCTCTTACCCAGAGGTGGGTAGCCGAGCTGGAATAAGTTACATCCGTTAGTTACATGCCGAGAACTGCGAG
The window above is part of the Corynebacterium deserti GIMN1.010 genome. Proteins encoded here:
- the sufC gene encoding Fe-S cluster assembly ATPase SufC; amino-acid sequence: MSTLEIRNLHAQVLPSDESAEPKQILKGVNLTINSGEIHAIMGPNGSGKSTLAYTLGGHPRYEVTEGEVLLDGENILDMEVDERARAGLFLAMQYPTEIPGVSVANFLRSAATAIRGEAPKLREWVKEVRTAQEALAIDPEFSNRSVNEGFSGGEKKRHEVLQLDLLKPKFAVMDETDSGLDVDALRIVSEGINSYKEATNGGILMITHYKRILNYVKPDFIHVFANGHIITTGGPELADKLEADGYDQFLK